From the genome of Penaeus monodon isolate SGIC_2016 chromosome 16, NSTDA_Pmon_1, whole genome shotgun sequence, one region includes:
- the LOC119582680 gene encoding uncharacterized protein LOC119582680, giving the protein MNHKHHTRTTMLRRRMWLPNRNPNQSTKQSESQNYDYYEYDHYADVDYTEGVDQRFSGSNAHVIFAVPVTEYIPEDTTQINLDEEATEEVIEQATEFFPTTEDFAEEADTEVTTEYTAPTEDDSMMKETMDELILERSTTPLVDENTTLNPFESDSDAVTTVPTTELGTLDLGTTTTSRPASLRPLHTRLQEVAKKAVHPTDKKDTRSPKILSESTIREVHASDPVICFRDNRCFRTRGLRRRRAARRSASGPALPLSP; this is encoded by the exons ATGAACCACAAGCATCATACGAGGACTACAATGCTGAGACGACGGATGTGGCTCCCGAACCGGAACCCGAACCAGAGCACCAAACAGA GCGAATCACAGAACTACGACTACTATGAATACGACCACTACGCTGATGTGGACTACACGGAAGGAGTGGACCAGCGTTTCAGCGGCAGCAACGCGCATGTGATCTTCGCTGTGCCCGTCACTGAGTACATTCCAGAAGACACAACACAGATAAACCTGGATGAGGAAGCCACAGAAGAGGTCATAGAGCAGGCAACAGAATTCTTCCCCACCACGGAGGACTTCGCAGAGGAGGCCGATACCGAGGTCACAACCGAGTACACAGCACCAACAGAGGACGATTCCATGATGAAGGAAACGATGGATGAATTAATATTAGAAAGATCAACAACGCCGTTAGTTGACGAAAATACCACACTAAATCCATTTGAATCTGATTCTGACGCTGTAACCACAGTGCCTACAACCGAATTGGGTACACTCGACCTTGGGACTACCACGACATCCCGACCTGCCTCCTTACGGCCCCTCCACACCCGTCTCCAAGAAGTGGCCAAGAAAGCTGTGCACCCGACCGACAAGAAGGACACCCGGTCACCCAAAATCCTGAGCGAATCCACCATCCGAGAGGTGCACGCCTCAGACCCAGTCATCTGTTTCCGCGACAACCGCTGCTTCAGGACCAGGGGGCTCAGGCGACGGCGAGCTGCACGCCGCTCAGCCTCAGGTCCTGCTCTACCGCTCAGCCCCTGA